Proteins found in one Populus alba chromosome 14, ASM523922v2, whole genome shotgun sequence genomic segment:
- the LOC118041777 gene encoding uncharacterized protein isoform X1 gives MDSQDPRKNPTHTPGHESHGVYVCHKCGWPFPNPHPSARHRRAHKKICGTLEGYKFVDSEETPLSALSDDDHGSDEDPKTSSPKGLERGINEKGCGGVGSRSNRSEDDVFTDAIAEFPESGSSPATAEHTRDVKEPGINLEINKATAQSSEDASVTVISPPPSNSADHIQMQSTEVPVINLSGSAQESSLDHGSNATIASMTRSLTDCRDEESDFEHSHDNGSSAWDSIPVKLETQTDASQENKKSGTVEDLPETDAKGNEETKLDGQLLDVVVSTDDNAEDASEVASESQKMDDVTSQPVPAAEVLQLKEGGYTDGLASGMSLNDLSPEVNLVEPAHSSISTAQIEGDSQEIDSAVSVNSAVSYDNKGEGNGNMHVLIVPNDITVVADAENMVKGFKDLEGGKLPQLMNMDSFEVSNNVKDSDLKNNPRGFNSRPLTEDTEVSASNMHVLNDNLEPKDGTSQRIVEELPDEAEADVPQRSEVVVTDVVTGDLEKSISVHSPEDVPCDHCETSSLTSSIEHATKAISDANTVVVPMDAEVRQTNLIGMDDTGNDEKDKIESSEVGENDKNKRNTKESFAENRIPTSKHASISSEQADQRNSVLGDVKAAGLEEGKIERCNVSEIVTEGDSVSGLGEEKLLREPKATPESVFKVESCFTSENDINVCEGKLPQLASIPSEQADQRNNVLGDVKAAGLEEGKIERCNVSEIVTEGDSVSGLGEENLLRGPKTTPESAVNVESCFISENDINVCEGKLPQHEHTDIGGVLDPQESRKEPESNGMANQQVERAGEVSAAVESDSGGDAEVLWKSSEDKMVREPLVSPSEPSSSLQNSSPVADNQARDFLGVASGNTPESLPDEGDNNLVAQQVVASATDFSVDSISQTDSLEGHWGSVSVLSTQSDIPAILDAEPLPSNGSQALPEAEKATLKKPIATSGTEHADTSNIFDPPSFMTLVEPRDVVNQKAAASESQTTRNPQQLNAASVQAGWFPSITNVLNESEGRKKNEEIIAKVTNWSTGEQRPSLRSPQHAPLKSLLGEASMETKSKPLNAKEIPVEKDSPAAKDNGDLPKTVSSILAPQEPVGEPAKVEERAWSSPARYPADIKREKRKVKGRPYWAQFVCCSSVN, from the exons ATGGATAGCCAAGATCCCAGAAAGAACCCTACACACACACCAG GGCATGAGAGCCATGGAGTTTATGTCTGTCACAAATGTGGGTGGCCCTTTCCAAACCCACATCCAAGTGCAAGACACAGGCGTGCACACAAGAAGATCTGTGGAACTCTTGAAGGATACAAGTTTGTTGACTCTGAGGAGACTCCACTCTCGGCCCTTTCTGATGATGACCATGGTTCTGATGAAGATCCTAAAACCTCTA GTCCAAAAGGTTTGGAGAGAGGTATTAACGAGAAGGGTTGTGGTGGAGTAGGGAGCAGATCGAATAGATCAGAAGATGATGTTTTTACGGATGCTATTGCGGAAtttcctgaaagcggatctaGTCCGGCGACCGCTGAGCATACAAGGGATGTTAAAGAACCAGGAATTAACCTGGAAATCAACAAAGCCACTGCTCAATCATCCGAGGATGCTTCAGTTACTG TTATCAGTCCACCCCCAAGCAATTCAGCTGACCACATCCAAATGCAAAGTACTGAAGTTCCAGTAATTAATCTGTCTGGAAGTGCTCAAGAGTCCTCCCTAGATCATGGCTCGAATGCTACCATTGCCTCCATGACCAGATCTTTAACAGATTGTAGAGATGAAGAATCTGACTTTGAGCATAGCCATGATAATGGAAGTTCTGCATGGGACTCAATCCCCGTCAAACTTGAAACACAAACAGATGCATCACAAGAGAATAAGAAGAGCGGCACTGTCGAGGATTTGCCAGAGACTGATgcaaaaggaaatgaagaaacTAAATTAGATGGACAGCTACTGGATGTAGTGGTTTCAACCGATGACAATGCTGAGGATGCATCTGAGGTGGCATCTGAGTCACAGAAGATGGATGATGTAACTTCACAGCCTGTGCCTGCTGCAGAAGTCCTTCAATTGAAGGAAGGAGGCTATACTGATGGTTTAGCCTCTGGAATGTCTTTAAATGATCTCTCCCCTGAAGTTAATTTGGTTGAACCTGCACATTCTTCTATTTCCACTGCTCAGATCGAGGGGGATTCTCAAGAAATCGACTCTGCTGTTTCTGTAAATTCAGCTGTGAGTTATGATAATAAGGGAGAAGGAAATGGAAATATGCATGTGCTTATAGTTCCCAATGACATAACTGTAGTTGCTGATGCTGAGAACATGGTTAAAGGTTTTAAAGACCTCGAAGGAGGGAAACTGCCCCAACTTATGAACATGGATTCGTTTGAAGTATCTAACAATGTTAAGGATTCTGACCTTAAGAACAATCCTCGGGGTTTTAACTCAAGGCCATTGACTGAGGACACTGAAGTCTCTGCATCCAATATGCatgttttgaatgataacctTGAACCAAAAGATGGGACCAGCCAGCGTATTGTTGAAGAATTGCCTGATGAAGCAGAAGCTGATGTGCCCCAGAGATCAGAAGTTGTTGTAACAGATGTTGTGACAGGTGACTTGGAGAAGAGCATTTCTGTTCACTCTCCTGAAGATGTACCTTGTGATCATTGTGAAACTTCATCTCTAACGAGTTCTATAGAGCATGCTACAAAAGCCATATCTGATGCTAACACTGTGGTTGTGCCAATGGATGCTGAAGTTAGGCAGACAAACTTAATTGGCATGGATGATACTGGTAATgatgaaaaagataaaattgaaagttctGAAGTAGgtgaaaatgacaaaaacaaaagaaatacaaaGGAGAGTTTTGCAGAAAACAGGATACCAACTTCTAAACATGCTAGTATTTCCTCTGAGCAAGCTGATCAAAGGAACAGCGTACTTGGAGATGTCAAAGCTGCTGGTCTTGAAGAGGGTAAAATAGAAAGATGCAATGTGTCTGAAATTGTAACTGAAGGTGATTCTGTATCTGGATTGGGGGAGGAAAAGCTCTTGAGGGAGCCAAAAGCAACACCTGAATCTGTTTTCAAAGTCGAATCCTGTTTTACCTCAGAGAATGATATTAATGTGTGTGAGGGAAAGTTGCCACAACTTGCTAGTATTCCCTCTGAACAAGCTGATCAAAGGAACAACGTACTTGGAGATGTCAAAGCTGCTGGTCTTGAAGAGGGTAAAATAGAAAGATGCAATGTGTCTGAAATTGTAACTGAAGGTGATTCTGTATCTGGATTGGGGGAGGAAAATCTCTTGAGGGGGCCAAAAACAACACCTGAATCTGCTGTCAATGTCGAATCCTGTTTTATCTCAGAGAATGATATTAATGTGTGTGAGGGCAAGTTGCCACAACATGAACACACAGATATAGGTGGAGTTTTGGATCCTCAGGAAAGCAGAAAGGAACCTGAAAGCAATGGTATGGCCAATCAACAAGTTGAGCGTGCTGGTGAAGTTAGTGCAGCCGTGGAATCAGATAGTGGTGGAGATGCTGAGGTATTATGGAAGTCTTCTGAAGACAAAATGGTGAGAGAGCCTCTAGTTTCTCCTTCAGAACCTTCATCTTCCCTTCAAAATTCTTCCCCTGTTGCGGATAATCAGGCCAGAGATTTTCTCGGAGTTGCATCTGGGAACACTCCTGAGTCTTTGCCTGATGAAGGTGACAATAACTTAGTTGCACAACAGGTTGTTGCATCTGCTACTGACTTTTCAGTTGATTCAATTAGCCAAACTGATAGTTTGGAAGGTCACTGGGGTTCCGTTTCAG TGCTTTCTACCCAATCGGATATACCAGCTATTCTTGATGCTGAGCCTTTGCCATCAAATGGTTCCCAAGCATTACCAGAAGCAGAGAAAGCCACCTTGAAGAAGCCGATAGCTACTTCTGGGACAGAACATGCTGatacatcaaatatttttgatcCCCCATCTTTCATGACATTGGTTGAACCTAGAGATGTGGTTAACCAGAAAGCTGCTGCATCTGAAAGCCAGACAACACGGAACCCACAACAGCTAAACGCTGCTTCTGTACAAGCTGGTTGGTTTCCTTCCATTACCAATGTTTTGAATGAGTCAGAGGGGAGAAAGAAGAACGAAGAGATTATTGCCAAGGTCACAAACTGGAGCACCGGCGAACAACGCCCTTCTCTGAGGAGCCCACAACATGCTCCTTTGAAGAGCCTTTTGGGCGAGGCAAGCATGGAAACCAAATCCAAGCCACTAAATGCTAAGGAAATCCCGGTTGAAAAGGATAGCCCCGCAGCTAAAGACAACGGTGATTTGCCTAAAACAGTGAGCTCCATTCTGGCTCCTCAAGAACCTGTAGGGGAGCCTGCCAAGGTGGAAGAGAGAGCATGGAGTTCTCCAGCAAGGTACCC
- the LOC118041777 gene encoding uncharacterized protein isoform X2 → MDSQDPRKNPTHTPGHESHGVYVCHKCGWPFPNPHPSARHRRAHKKICGTLEGYKFVDSEETPLSALSDDDHGSDEDPKTSSPKGLERGINEKGCGGVGSRSNRSEDDVFTDAIAEFPESGSSPATAEHTRDVKEPGINLEINKATAQSSEDASVTVISPPPSNSADHIQMQSTEVPVINLSGSAQESSLDHGSNATIASMTRSLTDCRDEESDFEHSHDNGSSAWDSIPVKLETQTDASQENKKSGTVEDLPETDAKGNEETKLDGQLLDVVVSTDDNAEDASEVASESQKMDDVTSQPVPAAEVLQLKEGGYTDGLASGMSLNDLSPEVNLVEPAHSSISTAQIEGDSQEIDSAVSVNSAVSYDNKGEGNGNMHVLIVPNDITVVADAENMVKGFKDLEGGKLPQLMNMDSFEVSNNVKDSDLKNNPRGFNSRPLTEDTEVSASNMHVLNDNLEPKDGTSQRIVEELPDEAEADVPQRSEVVVTDVVTGDLEKSISVHSPEDVPCDHCETSSLTSSIEHATKAISDANTVVVPMDAEVRQTNLIGMDDTGNDEKDKIESSEVGENDKNKRNTKESFAENRIPTSKHASISSEQADQRNSVLGDVKAAGLEEGKIERCNVSEIVTEGDSVSGLGEEKLLREPKATPESVFKVESCFTSENDINVCEGKLPQLASIPSEQADQRNNVLGDVKAAGLEEGKIERCNVSEIVTEGDSVSGLGEENLLRGPKTTPESAVNVESCFISENDINVCEGKLPQHEHTDIGGVLDPQESRKEPESNGMANQQVERAGEVSAAVESDSGGDAEVLWKSSEDKMVREPLVSPSEPSSSLQNSSPVADNQARDFLGVASGNTPESLPDEGDNNLVAQQVVASATDFSVDSISQTDSLEGHWGSVSAILDAEPLPSNGSQALPEAEKATLKKPIATSGTEHADTSNIFDPPSFMTLVEPRDVVNQKAAASESQTTRNPQQLNAASVQAGWFPSITNVLNESEGRKKNEEIIAKVTNWSTGEQRPSLRSPQHAPLKSLLGEASMETKSKPLNAKEIPVEKDSPAAKDNGDLPKTVSSILAPQEPVGEPAKVEERAWSSPARYPADIKREKRKVKGRPYWAQFVCCSSVN, encoded by the exons ATGGATAGCCAAGATCCCAGAAAGAACCCTACACACACACCAG GGCATGAGAGCCATGGAGTTTATGTCTGTCACAAATGTGGGTGGCCCTTTCCAAACCCACATCCAAGTGCAAGACACAGGCGTGCACACAAGAAGATCTGTGGAACTCTTGAAGGATACAAGTTTGTTGACTCTGAGGAGACTCCACTCTCGGCCCTTTCTGATGATGACCATGGTTCTGATGAAGATCCTAAAACCTCTA GTCCAAAAGGTTTGGAGAGAGGTATTAACGAGAAGGGTTGTGGTGGAGTAGGGAGCAGATCGAATAGATCAGAAGATGATGTTTTTACGGATGCTATTGCGGAAtttcctgaaagcggatctaGTCCGGCGACCGCTGAGCATACAAGGGATGTTAAAGAACCAGGAATTAACCTGGAAATCAACAAAGCCACTGCTCAATCATCCGAGGATGCTTCAGTTACTG TTATCAGTCCACCCCCAAGCAATTCAGCTGACCACATCCAAATGCAAAGTACTGAAGTTCCAGTAATTAATCTGTCTGGAAGTGCTCAAGAGTCCTCCCTAGATCATGGCTCGAATGCTACCATTGCCTCCATGACCAGATCTTTAACAGATTGTAGAGATGAAGAATCTGACTTTGAGCATAGCCATGATAATGGAAGTTCTGCATGGGACTCAATCCCCGTCAAACTTGAAACACAAACAGATGCATCACAAGAGAATAAGAAGAGCGGCACTGTCGAGGATTTGCCAGAGACTGATgcaaaaggaaatgaagaaacTAAATTAGATGGACAGCTACTGGATGTAGTGGTTTCAACCGATGACAATGCTGAGGATGCATCTGAGGTGGCATCTGAGTCACAGAAGATGGATGATGTAACTTCACAGCCTGTGCCTGCTGCAGAAGTCCTTCAATTGAAGGAAGGAGGCTATACTGATGGTTTAGCCTCTGGAATGTCTTTAAATGATCTCTCCCCTGAAGTTAATTTGGTTGAACCTGCACATTCTTCTATTTCCACTGCTCAGATCGAGGGGGATTCTCAAGAAATCGACTCTGCTGTTTCTGTAAATTCAGCTGTGAGTTATGATAATAAGGGAGAAGGAAATGGAAATATGCATGTGCTTATAGTTCCCAATGACATAACTGTAGTTGCTGATGCTGAGAACATGGTTAAAGGTTTTAAAGACCTCGAAGGAGGGAAACTGCCCCAACTTATGAACATGGATTCGTTTGAAGTATCTAACAATGTTAAGGATTCTGACCTTAAGAACAATCCTCGGGGTTTTAACTCAAGGCCATTGACTGAGGACACTGAAGTCTCTGCATCCAATATGCatgttttgaatgataacctTGAACCAAAAGATGGGACCAGCCAGCGTATTGTTGAAGAATTGCCTGATGAAGCAGAAGCTGATGTGCCCCAGAGATCAGAAGTTGTTGTAACAGATGTTGTGACAGGTGACTTGGAGAAGAGCATTTCTGTTCACTCTCCTGAAGATGTACCTTGTGATCATTGTGAAACTTCATCTCTAACGAGTTCTATAGAGCATGCTACAAAAGCCATATCTGATGCTAACACTGTGGTTGTGCCAATGGATGCTGAAGTTAGGCAGACAAACTTAATTGGCATGGATGATACTGGTAATgatgaaaaagataaaattgaaagttctGAAGTAGgtgaaaatgacaaaaacaaaagaaatacaaaGGAGAGTTTTGCAGAAAACAGGATACCAACTTCTAAACATGCTAGTATTTCCTCTGAGCAAGCTGATCAAAGGAACAGCGTACTTGGAGATGTCAAAGCTGCTGGTCTTGAAGAGGGTAAAATAGAAAGATGCAATGTGTCTGAAATTGTAACTGAAGGTGATTCTGTATCTGGATTGGGGGAGGAAAAGCTCTTGAGGGAGCCAAAAGCAACACCTGAATCTGTTTTCAAAGTCGAATCCTGTTTTACCTCAGAGAATGATATTAATGTGTGTGAGGGAAAGTTGCCACAACTTGCTAGTATTCCCTCTGAACAAGCTGATCAAAGGAACAACGTACTTGGAGATGTCAAAGCTGCTGGTCTTGAAGAGGGTAAAATAGAAAGATGCAATGTGTCTGAAATTGTAACTGAAGGTGATTCTGTATCTGGATTGGGGGAGGAAAATCTCTTGAGGGGGCCAAAAACAACACCTGAATCTGCTGTCAATGTCGAATCCTGTTTTATCTCAGAGAATGATATTAATGTGTGTGAGGGCAAGTTGCCACAACATGAACACACAGATATAGGTGGAGTTTTGGATCCTCAGGAAAGCAGAAAGGAACCTGAAAGCAATGGTATGGCCAATCAACAAGTTGAGCGTGCTGGTGAAGTTAGTGCAGCCGTGGAATCAGATAGTGGTGGAGATGCTGAGGTATTATGGAAGTCTTCTGAAGACAAAATGGTGAGAGAGCCTCTAGTTTCTCCTTCAGAACCTTCATCTTCCCTTCAAAATTCTTCCCCTGTTGCGGATAATCAGGCCAGAGATTTTCTCGGAGTTGCATCTGGGAACACTCCTGAGTCTTTGCCTGATGAAGGTGACAATAACTTAGTTGCACAACAGGTTGTTGCATCTGCTACTGACTTTTCAGTTGATTCAATTAGCCAAACTGATAGTTTGGAAGGTCACTGGGGTTCCGTTTCAG CTATTCTTGATGCTGAGCCTTTGCCATCAAATGGTTCCCAAGCATTACCAGAAGCAGAGAAAGCCACCTTGAAGAAGCCGATAGCTACTTCTGGGACAGAACATGCTGatacatcaaatatttttgatcCCCCATCTTTCATGACATTGGTTGAACCTAGAGATGTGGTTAACCAGAAAGCTGCTGCATCTGAAAGCCAGACAACACGGAACCCACAACAGCTAAACGCTGCTTCTGTACAAGCTGGTTGGTTTCCTTCCATTACCAATGTTTTGAATGAGTCAGAGGGGAGAAAGAAGAACGAAGAGATTATTGCCAAGGTCACAAACTGGAGCACCGGCGAACAACGCCCTTCTCTGAGGAGCCCACAACATGCTCCTTTGAAGAGCCTTTTGGGCGAGGCAAGCATGGAAACCAAATCCAAGCCACTAAATGCTAAGGAAATCCCGGTTGAAAAGGATAGCCCCGCAGCTAAAGACAACGGTGATTTGCCTAAAACAGTGAGCTCCATTCTGGCTCCTCAAGAACCTGTAGGGGAGCCTGCCAAGGTGGAAGAGAGAGCATGGAGTTCTCCAGCAAGGTACCC